Part of the Deltaproteobacteria bacterium genome, GCAAGGCTTCCCGGAAACGGGTCCGGCCCCCCCCTTCTTATCTGCGCCCACGTGGACACCGTGGAGCCGGGGCGCGGCATAGTCCCGATCCTGGAAAACGGTATCTTCCGCTCATCCGGCAACACCATCCTGGGCGCGGACGACAAGAGCGCCGTGGCCGTGATTTTGGAAACCCTCTCGGTTCTGGCCGAGGATCGAATCCCCCATTCTGCCCTTGAAATAATCTTCACCGTGGCCGAGGAAATCGGCCTTCTGGGCGCGAAAAACCTGGATTACGGCATGGTGCATTCCAGGGCGGGCTACGTCCTGGACGCCTGGGACCCGGACGCCCTTATCACCAGCGCCCCCTGCGCCAACCGCATCACCTTCGTGGTCAGGGGCAAGTCCGCCCACGCGGGAAGCTCCCCCGAAAAGGGCATCAACGCCATAGCCGCAGCGGCCCGCGCCATTGCCGAGCTTTCCCTGGGCCGGGTGGATTTCGAGACCACCTGCAACGTGGGGGTGATCGAGGGCGGCAGCGCCACCAACATAGTGCCGGACCGGGTGCTGGTAAAGGCCGAGGCCAGGAGCCACGACGAATCGAAGCTGGCGCGGGTGACCACCGTGATGGAGGAGGCCTTCCGCCGGGCTGTGGCCGACACCAACCGGATGATAACGCCCGAAATCGGGGCCGCCTCGGTTGAGGTGGACATCGAAAACGACTACCGCGCCATGCGCATTGAAGACGATCATCCGCTTGTTCGGGCGGCGGTCAGAGCGGGCGCAAGCCTTGGGCGCACCGTGGTCACCAAGGCATCGGGCGGGGGCTCTGACGCCAACGTCTTCTTTTCAAAGGGCATACCCGCCGCCATCCTTGGGTGCGGCATGGCGAACGTTCACACCACCCGCGAAATCGTTTCGGTGGATGACATGGTGAAAAGCGCCGCGCTTTTGCTTCGCATAATCACAAATCACGGCATGGAGGGTTGACATGGCAGCCAAAAAAAGCGCCGAGCCGTCTAGCCTGGGCGGACGCATAAAGAAAATCCGCCTGGAAAAGGGATGGAGCCTCGCCCAGCTAGCGGGCGAGACGGGCGTTGCCGAGAAGGAACTGGAAAGGGTGGAGGAAGGCGCGGTGATGCCCGCAGTGGGCACCCTTCTCCTCATCTCCCGCGCCCTTGAGGTGGACTCGGACAATTTCCTGAAAGAGGAAAAAGAGGCCCGGAAAACCCGCGCCGAGGCCTTTGAAAAGCGCACCGAGAACTACGCCTACTGCACCCTCTCGCCGGGGGCGCGGCACAAGCACCTGAAAGCGTTCAGAATCACCATAGAGCCCAACTCCGCCCACCAGAGCGTGGGATACAGGCACGAGGGCGAGGAGTTCGTGTACGTCCTTTCCGGCAAGCTATCCATAACCGTGGGCGAGCAGACAACGATTCTGGGGCCGGACGAGAGCCTGCACTTCAACTCGCTCATTCCGCACAAGCTGGCCAACACGAGCAGCAGCCAGACCAAGGCCGTGGTCGTCCTCTACACTCCCTGAGAGGAGACACAAGCGCGAACTGCTGTGTCAGGCATCGCCTCCCGGCTCGGTCACGTACAAAAGCGTACGCTCCATCGCCGCTCGCTCGCCTTCCTTGCATTTCATCGCTTGTGTCTCCTCTCAGCCGAGGCTTACGGGAATGGCGGCAGAGAATCGTGCTTGTGATCGCCCCGCCGGGTCGAGGCTTGCGGGAAGGGTGGGCAAGGCTTGGATTTTCGCAGGTTGGGTGGTTCTGTGCGAAGCGCAGGTTCACCCAACACTTTTGAATCATTTGAGAAATGTTGGGTTAACCCTGGCCATACGACCATGAACCACCCAACATAGCGGTTTATAAGCGGCTGTTGTTGGTTTTATGTTTAAAAAGGAGAACACGATGTCTTTTCAACTGACGGCTGAACAGCGCATGGTGCAGAAAATGGCCCGCGAGTTCGCCCGGAAGGAACTTCTGCCCCTGTCCATGGAAAGGGACAAGTCCAAGGAATTTCCGGGGGAAAGCCTCTCAAAGATGGGCGAGCTGGGCTTTCTGGGCATGATGGTTCCGCCGGAGTACGACGGAGCGGGCGCGGACACGGTCAGCTACGCCTCGGCGCTTTCGGAGATCGCCTACGCCTGCGCGTCAACTGCGGTGGTGATGAGCGTGCATAACTCCATCGTGTGCGAATCTCTCATGAAATTCGGCTCCAAGGACCAGAAGGACCGGTACCTCGGCTTTCTTGCGCGGGGGGAATGGATAGGGGCCTTTGCCATGACCGAGCCCCTTGCGGGGTCCGACCCCGTGCGCCAGGAAACCACGGCCACCAAAACCGACAAGGGCTGGCTCATAAACGGCGTCAAGCGCTTCATAACAAGCGGCAAAAACGCGGAACTGGTGATAGTGACCGCCAAGACCGATCCGGCCAGGAGACACCGTGGAATTTCGGCCTTTCTGGTGCGCCGGGGAACCCCCGGCTTTTCGGTGGGGCGTCTCGAAAACAAGATGGGCCTTTGCGCCTCTGACACCGCCGACCTCTACTTTGAAAACTGCGAAGTGGACGGGCGAGACATCCTGGGAGGCGAGGGAAGCGGCTTTCTCATCGCCATGAGCGCCCTTGACTGCGGGCGCATAGGCATCGCGGCCCAGAGCGTGGGTGTGGCCCAGGCGGCCCTGGACGCAGCCGTTTACCACGCAAGGCACCGCGAGCAGTTCGGAAAGCCAATAGCAGCCAACCAGGGCGTGAGCTTTCCAATAGCGGACATGGCGACGGAAATCGCGGCGGCAAGGCTTCTCATGCTCTCGGCGGCGGCAGCCAAGGACCGCTTGGAAAATTTCACCGTGGCCGCCAGCATGGCCAAGCTCTACGCAAGCGAGATGGTGAACCGCGTTGTCGCAAAAGCCTTGCAAATCCACGGCGGTTATGGCTACACAAAGGATTACGCCGTGGAGAAGCACTACCGGGACGCCAGGGTGTTCACCATTTACGAGGGAACAAGCGAGATACAGAGGATGGTGATTTCCCGCCATTTATTAGGCTGACAGGCTGCCTGAAAACGCGAATTGCGGTGTCGCGCATCAAAGCCAATTCCGCCACGTACTTTCAGTACGCTTGCTCATTGGCTTTTCGCGCTCCTTGCACTTCATCGTTTTCACTCAGCCTGTCGATCTCAAATTTGGAATTGAGAGTAAAATCAACAAGGAGAGAAAACCGAAAATGTCGAAAGCCACCTTCACCCAGGACGGCAACGTGGCCGTCATGACCTGGGATAGCGGCGAAAACCGCTTCAACCCGGAATTCCTCGAAGATACCCTTGCCTGCCTCGACTCCATAGAAAAGGAGACCGACGCAACCGTTCTGGTGGTGCGCTCGGCCCACGAGAAGATATGGTCCAACGGCCTTGACCTGGACTGGCTCATGCCGGTGGTCATGGCCCAGGACGCCGTCACAAGCAAGGCCTTCTTCTACAGGTTAAACGACCTTTTTAAAAGGGTGCTGCTTTTCCCCATGCCCACCGTGGCCGCCATGAACGGCCACGCCTTCGCGGGCGGGGCGATTCTCTCCTGCGCCTTCGATTTCAGGTACATGCGCTCGGATCGCGGCTTTTTCTGCTTTCCCGAAGTGGACCTGGGGATCCCCTTCCTGCCCGGAATGCTGGCCCTTCTTAGGAAGGCCATGCCCGGAAAGACCCTCGTCGATCTCACCCTCACCGGCCGCCGCCTCACCGCCGCCCAGGCCATCGAGATGGGCGTGGTGGTTGATTCCGCGCCCGGCAACGAGGTGGTTGACAAGGCCGTCGCATGGGGCAAAACCATGAACAAGCGCCGCAACGTGGTGCTTGCCATAAAGCGCGAGCTTTACAAGAACGAGGAGCGGATTTTTGACGTGGAGGATCCGCCCATAATCGAGAGTGGCCGCCTTCAAGTTTAACAGCCCGTCTAAAAACGCGAATCGCTGTGTCACGCTTCAAAGCCAATTCCGCCACGTACTTTTAGTACGCTTGCTCATTGGCTTCTCGCGTTCCTTGCGCTTCATCGTTTTTATCCAGGCTGTGCGCTGAGATTTTCTTGTGAGCTATGAAGGCTCCCTCTGGTCAAAAAGCGCCGGATTTCCTTGAAAAGGCGGTCCGGCGCTGTTGTTTGAAACTCTCCCCCAAGCCCCCCAAGGCGTTTCCCCTCATGCGCGTGGCCTTTGTTCAAAATTTCTGGGAGGACCTGTCAGGACCGCTTCTGCTTGCGGAAATCCTTGTGAGGCAGGGCCACGAGGTGAGGTTTTTCCTGGAGGAGCGCGGATTCGAGAAGAAAATCGGACTGTTCGCGCCTGACGTCATCGCCCTTTCCGTCTGCACAGGCCAGCACCACTGGTATCTCGATTTCGCGGAAAGGGCCAAAAAGGGCCTTTCCAAAAAGCCCCTGGTGGTGATGGGCGGGCCCCATCCCACCCATTTTCCCGAAATCGTCAAACATCCGGCCATTGACGCCATCTGCCGGGGCGACGGAGAGATAGCCTTTCCGAAGTTTCTTTCGGGCGTGGTCAAGGGGACGCCGCCGGTAAACGTCGAAAATTTCTACGTGAAACTTGGTGGCCGGGTTTACGAAAACCCCATTGGCAAGGTGATCAGGAATCTGGACGAACTTCCCATACCCACCAGGAAGGAGCTTTACGGGCCGTACCCCTTTCTGGCCGCCTCGCCCCACAAGAAGATCATGGCAAGCCGGGGCTGCCCCTTCAACTGTTATTACTGCTCCAACCACGCCTTCCGGGCACTGGCCAGGGGAAAAGGGCCGTATCTTAGGTGGCGCAGCGTGGACCACGTAATGGCGGAAATCTCACTTGTGAAGGAGCGCTACGGGTACAGGTTCCTTGACATCAGCGACGACCTTTTCACCTTGAACAGGAAATGGGCGCTGGAATTCTGCGAACGATACGAAAAGGAGATAGGGCTTCCCTACGGGGTCAACCTCCACGCAAGGTTCATTGACGACGAGATCGCGGCGGCGCTCAAATCATCGGGATGCAACTCGGTGGCCTTCGGTGTGGAGTGCGGAAACGACAAGACCCGCAAGGAGCTTCTGGGAAAGGATGTCACCAACGCCGAGATACGGCGCTGCGTGGAAATTCTGAAACGCCACAAAATCTGGTTCCGCACCTATAATATTATCGGGCTTCCGGGCGAGCCCCTGGAAACCACCCTGGAAACCCTGCGCTTAAACCAGGAGCTCAAACCCGACTACGCCTGGTGCACGCTTCCCCTGCCGCTTCCCGGAACGCGGTTCGCCGAAATCTGTACCGAAAAAACCGGCATGGCGGAAGACGAGGCCATGAGGCGGCTCAACAAAAGCTGGTTCGACGCAAGCGTGGTGACCGGGCCGGACGCCAAAAAAATCCAGAACCTGCATAAGTTCTTCGGTATCCTGGTGCGCCGGCCTTGGCTCATGCCCCTTGTGGACATCCTGGTGAAGCTGCCGCCCAACCCGGTTTTCCGCATGATAAGCCAAGCCTACTACGGAAACCAGATGAAAAAGCGCACCCACATGGGCTGGCTGCGGCTTTTCCGCATATATTTCAAGGTCAGAAAGCAGTATTGAAAGCGGTACGGCGTCATACCCCGATCAAATTTTTCACAAGGCCGATTTTCTGCTCCAGGTTTCCCTGGCGGGCGATCATTATTCTCTGGGCCTGGGGCGGGCCCGCGCCGTGCATGGATTCTATCAGGTAGGCCACGGATCCGCTTCCGGCCACCAGGTTTTCTATGAGCCTGAATAGCCGCATCCTCTCCCCGGTTTCGACTCCGGGGGCGGCGGCAAGATACTTTTTGATGTAGGGGCCGCTTTCCGGGTCGTCGAAATCCGCCGAGGACGGCATGGTGCCCACGAGCCCGCCCGCGATGTCTATGGCAAGGCGTGCGATTTCAAAGGGAAAGCGCGTGACGTTCTGCTTGCATACATTGGCGAGCAGCGTATTTATGGCGTAGTTGCCCGCCGGGGTCTTGTGGCCCAGGTGCGAGCAGGCTATGGCGCAGGCGAACATGGTTTCATTTAAATGAATCATTTCAACGAGCTTGTCTTTTATGTGGCTCGCGTTTTCCACTCCGTTCATGCGGGCCATGAGGGCTGCGGCACCTATCAGCACGTCGCCCGTGCCCACCTTGCAGCCGCCGTAGCTCTGGCGGTGGTAGCCCGCGAAAAGCTCCACAAGGGGCCCCGAAAACTCGGTCTCGCCGTTTAGGAACACTCTCTCGTTCGGGACAAAAACGTCCTCGAACACCGTCATCACCTCCTGTCCGCCGTAGCAGGTGTTTCCGGCGTCGAATCCGGCTTCGAGCTTCCGTGTGTCGCTGGCCTGCCTGCCGTAGATGTGCTTTACGCCTTGCGCGTTGGTGGGAACGGCGAAGGCCACGGCCCAGTCCTCTTCGCCCCGGCGCAT contains:
- a CDS encoding M20/M25/M40 family metallo-hydrolase, with the protein product MIDPARLAKTFDSLVRIDSISLHEGEIMACLTPMLENLGASVSFDDAGKKLGGESGNLIARLPGNGSGPPLLICAHVDTVEPGRGIVPILENGIFRSSGNTILGADDKSAVAVILETLSVLAEDRIPHSALEIIFTVAEEIGLLGAKNLDYGMVHSRAGYVLDAWDPDALITSAPCANRITFVVRGKSAHAGSSPEKGINAIAAAARAIAELSLGRVDFETTCNVGVIEGGSATNIVPDRVLVKAEARSHDESKLARVTTVMEEAFRRAVADTNRMITPEIGAASVEVDIENDYRAMRIEDDHPLVRAAVRAGASLGRTVVTKASGGGSDANVFFSKGIPAAILGCGMANVHTTREIVSVDDMVKSAALLLRIITNHGMEG
- a CDS encoding helix-turn-helix transcriptional regulator: MAAKKSAEPSSLGGRIKKIRLEKGWSLAQLAGETGVAEKELERVEEGAVMPAVGTLLLISRALEVDSDNFLKEEKEARKTRAEAFEKRTENYAYCTLSPGARHKHLKAFRITIEPNSAHQSVGYRHEGEEFVYVLSGKLSITVGEQTTILGPDESLHFNSLIPHKLANTSSSQTKAVVVLYTP
- a CDS encoding acyl-CoA dehydrogenase family protein, producing MSFQLTAEQRMVQKMAREFARKELLPLSMERDKSKEFPGESLSKMGELGFLGMMVPPEYDGAGADTVSYASALSEIAYACASTAVVMSVHNSIVCESLMKFGSKDQKDRYLGFLARGEWIGAFAMTEPLAGSDPVRQETTATKTDKGWLINGVKRFITSGKNAELVIVTAKTDPARRHRGISAFLVRRGTPGFSVGRLENKMGLCASDTADLYFENCEVDGRDILGGEGSGFLIAMSALDCGRIGIAAQSVGVAQAALDAAVYHARHREQFGKPIAANQGVSFPIADMATEIAAARLLMLSAAAAKDRLENFTVAASMAKLYASEMVNRVVAKALQIHGGYGYTKDYAVEKHYRDARVFTIYEGTSEIQRMVISRHLLG
- a CDS encoding enoyl-CoA hydratase/isomerase family protein, which codes for MSKATFTQDGNVAVMTWDSGENRFNPEFLEDTLACLDSIEKETDATVLVVRSAHEKIWSNGLDLDWLMPVVMAQDAVTSKAFFYRLNDLFKRVLLFPMPTVAAMNGHAFAGGAILSCAFDFRYMRSDRGFFCFPEVDLGIPFLPGMLALLRKAMPGKTLVDLTLTGRRLTAAQAIEMGVVVDSAPGNEVVDKAVAWGKTMNKRRNVVLAIKRELYKNEERIFDVEDPPIIESGRLQV
- a CDS encoding B12-binding domain-containing radical SAM protein; the protein is MKLSPKPPKAFPLMRVAFVQNFWEDLSGPLLLAEILVRQGHEVRFFLEERGFEKKIGLFAPDVIALSVCTGQHHWYLDFAERAKKGLSKKPLVVMGGPHPTHFPEIVKHPAIDAICRGDGEIAFPKFLSGVVKGTPPVNVENFYVKLGGRVYENPIGKVIRNLDELPIPTRKELYGPYPFLAASPHKKIMASRGCPFNCYYCSNHAFRALARGKGPYLRWRSVDHVMAEISLVKERYGYRFLDISDDLFTLNRKWALEFCERYEKEIGLPYGVNLHARFIDDEIAAALKSSGCNSVAFGVECGNDKTRKELLGKDVTNAEIRRCVEILKRHKIWFRTYNIIGLPGEPLETTLETLRLNQELKPDYAWCTLPLPLPGTRFAEICTEKTGMAEDEAMRRLNKSWFDASVVTGPDAKKIQNLHKFFGILVRRPWLMPLVDILVKLPPNPVFRMISQAYYGNQMKKRTHMGWLRLFRIYFKVRKQY
- a CDS encoding 4-hydroxyphenylacetate 3-hydroxylase family protein → MPLKTGSQYLESLRQLKLSASMMGKAVENPSDHPIAAPSARAVALTFDLAHDPETSGLLTTPCGLSGGAVNRFTHLHQSTDDLVKKVLMQRLCGNKTACCFQRCVGMDAANAMFATTFDCDGARGTGYHQRFTDYWKMVQENDLVVDGAMTDPKGDRGKRPKDQPDPDMFLRVVDRKPGGIVVRGAKLHQTGMANAHEILVMPTLSMRRGEEDWAVAFAVPTNAQGVKHIYGRQASDTRKLEAGFDAGNTCYGGQEVMTVFEDVFVPNERVFLNGETEFSGPLVELFAGYHRQSYGGCKVGTGDVLIGAAALMARMNGVENASHIKDKLVEMIHLNETMFACAIACSHLGHKTPAGNYAINTLLANVCKQNVTRFPFEIARLAIDIAGGLVGTMPSSADFDDPESGPYIKKYLAAAPGVETGERMRLFRLIENLVAGSGSVAYLIESMHGAGPPQAQRIMIARQGNLEQKIGLVKNLIGV